From a region of the Sander lucioperca isolate FBNREF2018 chromosome 8, SLUC_FBN_1.2, whole genome shotgun sequence genome:
- the fzd5 gene encoding frizzled-5, which translates to MFYRPMASTVRHATCSPLFPRPLVLLLLLLFRCPGFTLGASKDLVCEPITVPMCKGIGYNLTYMPNQFNHDTQEEVGLEVHQFWPLVRIRCSPDLLFFLCSMYTPICLPDYRKPLPPCRSVCERAKRGCSPLMSQYGFEWPERMSCEQLPQLGDDSTLCMDQNSSETTTLAPPFPKPTSKGRARPPSPPQCDRECRCRDPLVPIKRESHTLYGQVHTGPLPNCAQPCHQPYFSANERAFTSFWVGLWSVLCFISTLTTVATFLIDMERFQYPERPIIFLAACYLFVSLGYIIRLVAGHERVACGAGSNVGGDQLHILYDTTGPALCTLVFLLVYFFGMASSIWWVVLSFTWFLAAGMKWGSEAIAGYSQYFHLAAWLIPSVKTIIVLALSSVDGDPVAGICYVGNQSLESLRAFVLAPLVVYLLTGSLFLLAGFVSLFRIRSIIKQGGTKTDKLERLMIRIGLFTVLYTVPATIVVACLVYEQHYRPGWERALACSCQSERQRLGVGPDYAVFMLKYFMCLVVGITSGVWIWSGKTLESWRRFVTRCCPCWPQKATAPPSMYSEASTALTGHTGTGLTSGIYHKAVPSHI; encoded by the coding sequence ATGTTCTATAGGCCTATGGCATCTACGGTGAGGCACGCGACGTGCAGCCCGCTGTTCCCGCGGCCCCTCgtgctactactgctgctgctgttccgGTGTCCTGGTTTCACATTAGGAGCCTCCAAAGATCTGGTGTGTGAGCCCATAACTGTGCCCATGTGCAAGGGCATCGGCTACAACCTGACCTACATGCCCAATCAGTTCAACCACGACACCCAGGAGGAGGTGGGGCTGGAGGTGCACCAGTTCTGGCCCCTGGTCCGGATCCGCTGCTCTCCAGACCTGCTCTTCTTCCTGTGCAGCATGTACACCCCCATCTGCCTGCCGGACTACCGCAAGCCACTGCCACCCTGCCGGTCTGTGTGTGAACGGGCCAAACGGGGCTGCTCCCCTCTGATGAGCCAGTACGGCTTCGAGTGGCCCGAGAGGATGAGTTGCGAACAGCTGCCCCAGCTGGGCGACGACTCGACCCTGTGCATGGACCAGAACAGCAGCGAGACCACCACCCTGGCTCCACCATTCCCCAAGCCCACCTCTAAAGGCCGGGCCAGACCACCCAGCCCCCCGCAGTGTGACAGGGAGTGCCGCTGTCGAGACCCCCTGGTCCCAATCAAGAGGGAGTCCCACACTCTGTACGGCCAGGTTCACACCGGGCCCCTACCCAACTGCGCCCAGCCCTGCCACCAGCCCTACTTCTCAGCCAACGAACGCGCCTTCACCAGCTTCTGGGTGGGACTCTGGTCGGTGCTGTGCTTCATCTCCACCTTGACCACTGTCGCCACCTTCCTCATTGACATGGAGCGCTTCCAGTACCCAGAGAGGCCCATCATCTTCCTGGCTGCATGCTACCTCTTCGTGTCTTTGGGTTACATCATCCGCTTGGTGGCAGGCCATGAGCGAGTGGCGTGTGGCGCCGGCAGCAATGTTGGTGGCGACCAGCTGCACATCCTCTACGACACCACTGGCCCCGCTCTCTGCACCCTTGTCTTCTTGTTGGTGTATTTCTTTGGCATGGCCAGCTCCATCTGGTGGGTGGTGCTGTCCTTCACCTGGTTTCTGGCTGCAGGGATGAAGTGGGGCAGCGAGGCCATCGCAGGATACTCGCAGTATTTCCACCTCGCCGCCTGGCTCATCCCCAGTGTCAAGACCATTATCGTCCTGGCTCTCAGCTCTGTGGACGGGGACCCTGTGGCTGGAATCTGCTACGTGGGGAACCAGAGTCTGGAAAGTCTGAGGGCATTCGTACTCGCACCTCTCGTGGTTTACCTCTTAACCGGCTCACTTTTCTTACTTGCCGGCTTTGTTTCTCTCTTCCGTATCAGAAGCATCATCAAGCAAGGTGGCACCAAGACGGACAAACTGGAGCGGCTGATGATCCGCATTGGGCTCTTCACGGTGCTGTACACCGTCCCCGCCACCATCGTGGTGGCCTGCCTGGTCTATGAGCAGCACTACAGGCCTGGCTGGGAGCGAGCCTTGGCCTGCTCCTGCCAGTCTGAGCGCCAGCGCTTGGGCGTGGGCCCAGACTATGCCGTCTTCATGCTCAAGTACTTCATGTGCTTAGTGGTGGGCATCACATCAGGAGTCTGGATTTGGTCAGGAAAGACCCTGGAGTCCTGGAGGAGGTTTGTCACACGATGCTGCCCCTGCTGGCCACAGAAAGCCACTGCTCCACCCTCCATGTACAGTGAGGCCAGTACTGCTTTAACTGGACATACTGGAACTGGGCTGACATCAGGGATCTACCACAAAGCTGTTCCATCGCATATATGA
- the ccnyl1 gene encoding cyclin-Y-like protein 1 yields the protein MGNKVSCCVSPESSPKLPSRQPAERLEEFQTSTEVSDDNTVPYLQHISDREVPDELALESNPSDHARASTIFLSKSQTDVRDKRKSNHINHISHVSPGPMSKKYSSCSTIFIDDNTVSQPNLKSTIKCVTLAIYYHIKNRDSGRSLDIFDEKLHPLSREPVPDDYSRVDPEHKLIYRFVRTLFSAAQLTAECAIVTLVYLERLLTYAELDICPANWKRIVLGAILLASKVWDDQAVWNVDYCQILKDITVEDMNEMERHFLELLQFNINVPASVYAKYYFDLRQLADDNNLSFPLEPLNNQRAQKLEAISRLCEDKYKDLSQTAMRRSCSADNLIGIRRSNAVLS from the exons ATGGGGAATAAGGTGTCATGCTGCGTCTCTCCCGAGTCGAGCCCCAAACTACCATCGAGACAACCGGCAGAGCGGCTGGAAGAGTTCCAGACCAGCACCGAAGTGAGCGATGACAACACAGTACCCTACCTGCAGCATATAAGCGACAGAGAAGTCCCTGATG AGCTGGCATTAGAGTCTAACCCGTCTGACCACGCCCGAGCAAGCACCATCTTCCTTAGCAAGTCCCAGACAGATG TACGAGACAAGAGGAAAAGCAACCACATAAATCATATCAGTCAT GTATCTCCTGGTCCAATGTCAAAGAAATACAGCTCCTGTTCCACAATCTTCATAGACGACAACACCGTCAGTCAGCCAAACCTCAAAAGCACAATCAAATG TGTCACGTTAGCAATATACTACCACATCAAAAACAG GGACTCAGGCAGGTCACTGGACATCTTTGATGAGAAGTTGCACCCCTTATCA agagagccagTGCCAGATGACTACTCCCGTGTAGACCCAGAACACAAACTGATCTACCGCTTCGTCAGAACGCTCTTCAGCGCCGCACAGCTCACTGCAGAATGTGCCATTGTTACTCTA GTGTACTTAGAGCGCCTGCTGACCTACGCTGAGCTGGATATCTGCCCCGCCAACTGGAAGCGCATCGTCCTGGGAGCCATCTTGTTGGCTTCCAAAGTCTGGGACGACCAGGCTGTGTGGAACGTAGACTACTGCCAGATCCTTAAAGACATCACTGTGGAGGATAT GAATGAGATGGAGCGCCACTTCCTGGAACTTCTCCAGTTTAATATCAACGTGCCAGCCAGTGTCTATGCCAAGTACTACTTCGATCTGCGGCAGCTGGCTGATGACAACAACCTCAGCTTCCCCCTGGAGCCTCTCAACAACCAACGCGCCCAGAAACTAGAG GCCATTTCAAGACTATGTGAAGACAAGTATAAGGACCTGAGTCAAACAGCGATGAGACGATCCTGCAGCGCAGACAACCTGATAGGTATACGACGCTCCAATGCTGTGCTGTCATAG